Proteins from one Methanobacteriales archaeon HGW-Methanobacteriales-1 genomic window:
- a CDS encoding SAM-dependent methyltransferase — protein MKWKKIGHVLLVDKDIKNPQKLLEMKGIETVVKLGNIGGKKREPDVKILAGYNTETIHRENMCLFKLDVARVMWSKGNTNERMRIANIIEEGERVLDMFAGIGYFTIPAAVHSNVEIIHSIEINPVSYGYLNENVSLNKVENIVSSVLGDSMDIAPQFSVDRVLMGYIGNTQDYIKSAVDALDESGIIHYHESVYEKIKFERPEERIRKSAEGMDVEILNRRIIKKYSPGVVHVVIDAKITK, from the coding sequence ATGAAATGGAAAAAGATTGGCCACGTGTTATTAGTGGATAAAGACATTAAAAATCCTCAAAAACTTCTTGAAATGAAAGGAATTGAAACTGTGGTTAAGTTAGGTAATATTGGGGGCAAAAAAAGAGAACCAGATGTTAAAATACTCGCTGGCTACAACACCGAAACTATACATCGTGAAAATATGTGCTTATTCAAGCTGGATGTGGCCCGGGTAATGTGGTCTAAAGGGAATACTAATGAGCGAATGAGAATAGCCAATATTATTGAGGAAGGTGAAAGGGTGCTGGATATGTTCGCGGGCATTGGTTATTTCACCATTCCGGCAGCGGTTCACTCTAATGTGGAAATAATTCATTCTATTGAAATAAATCCGGTGTCTTATGGTTATCTAAATGAAAATGTGTCATTAAATAAAGTTGAGAATATTGTTAGTTCTGTTTTAGGAGACTCTATGGATATTGCTCCTCAATTTTCTGTAGATAGGGTTTTGATGGGTTATATTGGAAATACTCAAGACTATATTAAATCTGCTGTTGATGCTCTTGATGAATCTGGAATTATCCATTATCATGAATCAGTTTATGAAAAAATAAAATTTGAAAGACCAGAAGAGAGAATCCGAAAATCTGCTGAAGGGATGGATGTTGAAATTCTTAATAGGCGAATTATAAAAAAATATTCGCCTGGTGTTGTTCACGTAGTTATAGATGCTAAAATAACTAAATAG
- the psmB gene encoding proteasome endopeptidase complex, archaeal, beta subunit, with the protein MNDKNTLKGTTTVGITCKDGVVFATERRASMGNLVAHKVAEKIFKIDDHIATTIAGSVGDAQSLMKYIRAEVALYKMRNGEQISIEAASALSANILHSSRFYPFFVQTLIGGVDEDGAKIYSLDPAGGMIKDKFISTGSGSPFAYGVLEDRYTDDIYVEEGVDIAIRAIKSAMERDTYSGNGILIAIVTEEGYRMLDEEEVQKRLKEII; encoded by the coding sequence ATGAATGATAAAAACACATTAAAAGGCACTACAACTGTCGGTATAACTTGCAAAGACGGAGTGGTTTTTGCTACCGAAAGAAGAGCCAGTATGGGCAATTTAGTCGCCCACAAGGTTGCAGAAAAAATCTTTAAAATTGATGATCATATAGCAACCACCATAGCTGGATCTGTTGGCGATGCACAGAGCCTAATGAAATATATACGTGCTGAAGTAGCACTTTACAAAATGAGAAACGGAGAGCAAATCAGTATTGAAGCTGCTTCTGCATTATCCGCAAATATTTTACACTCATCCAGATTTTACCCATTCTTTGTTCAAACATTAATTGGAGGAGTTGACGAAGATGGAGCTAAAATTTACTCCTTAGATCCTGCCGGAGGTATGATTAAAGATAAATTCATATCCACTGGATCTGGTTCGCCTTTCGCCTATGGTGTCCTGGAAGACAGATACACCGACGATATATATGTTGAAGAAGGTGTGGACATAGCCATTCGAGCAATTAAATCTGCTATGGAAAGAGATACTTATTCTGGAAACGGCATATTAATAGCCATAGTAACAGAAGAAGGATATCGAATGCTCGACGAAGAAGAGGTTCAAAAAAGATTAAAAGAAATTATCTAA
- the purP gene encoding 5-formaminoimidazole-4-carboxamide-1-(beta)-D-ribofuranosyl 5'-monophosphate synthetase (catalyzes the formylation of AICAR to FAICAR in the presence of ATP and formate; functions in purine biosynthesis), whose amino-acid sequence MSKVNRDEILSILAKYDKEDITIATLGSHTSLHILKGAKNEGFKTAVVCEKGREVPYQRFKVADEYIIVDKFSDIVNEEVQEQLRAMNSIVIPHGSFVAYAGLDRIENDFNVPMFGNRDILRWEAERDLERQMMMESDIRMPLKFDNSDDIDRTVMVKFPGARGGKGYFVASSKEEFNAKIANMLERKWIEEEDVPNAHIEEYVSGTNFCIHYFYSALNDEVELLGMDSRFESNIDGLVRIPAKDQLDIGLDPSYVITGNHPVVMRESLLPQVFEIGDKLVESAKKLVNPGMNGPFCLQTMCTDNLEIVTFEMSARIDGGTNTFMNGSAYSHLLFGEEMSMGQRIAREIKTAISEDKLDDLIT is encoded by the coding sequence ATGAGTAAAGTAAACAGAGATGAAATTTTAAGTATCCTTGCCAAATATGACAAGGAAGACATTACAATTGCTACTTTAGGAAGTCACACTTCCCTTCATATTTTAAAAGGAGCTAAAAACGAAGGATTTAAAACTGCAGTAGTCTGTGAAAAAGGACGAGAAGTTCCATATCAACGATTTAAAGTGGCCGATGAATACATAATAGTTGATAAATTCAGTGATATTGTAAATGAAGAGGTTCAAGAACAACTTCGAGCCATGAACAGCATTGTAATCCCTCACGGGTCTTTTGTGGCATATGCTGGCCTGGATAGGATTGAAAACGATTTTAATGTCCCTATGTTTGGTAATCGAGATATTTTACGCTGGGAAGCTGAAAGAGATCTGGAAAGACAGATGATGATGGAATCCGATATAAGAATGCCTCTAAAATTTGACAACTCCGACGATATTGATCGTACAGTTATGGTTAAATTCCCAGGTGCTCGTGGAGGAAAAGGATACTTTGTAGCATCTTCTAAAGAAGAATTTAATGCTAAAATAGCCAATATGTTAGAGCGCAAATGGATTGAAGAAGAAGATGTTCCTAACGCCCACATCGAAGAATACGTTTCTGGTACCAATTTCTGTATTCACTATTTCTATTCCGCATTAAATGATGAAGTGGAACTTTTAGGTATGGACAGTCGATTTGAATCCAACATTGATGGCCTGGTAAGAATACCCGCTAAAGACCAATTAGATATCGGCCTGGACCCATCTTACGTTATAACTGGTAACCACCCCGTGGTAATGCGAGAATCCCTGCTCCCTCAAGTTTTTGAAATTGGGGACAAGCTAGTTGAATCTGCTAAAAAATTAGTAAACCCTGGAATGAATGGTCCATTCTGTTTACAGACCATGTGCACAGATAATCTGGAAATAGTGACCTTTGAAATGAGTGCACGTATAGATGGAGGAACCAACACATTTATGAATGGTTCTGCATACAGCCACTTATTATTTGGAGAAGAAATGAGTATGGGTCAAAGAATTGCTCGGGAAATTAAAACTGCGATTTCTGAAGACAAACTAGATGATTTAATCACCTAA
- a CDS encoding beta-CASP ribonuclease aCPSF1: MVSEILEEIKKTIVHRLPPRVQVAKVEFEGPEVVIYTKNPEIITENGDLIRDLAKDIRKRIIIRSDRSVLADPEKAINKIHETVPEEANITNISFDEVTCEVIIEARKPGLVIGKYGATSREIVKRIGWAPKILRTPPISSEIIQRIRRTLRKNSKERKKILQELGHRIHQEIKYDNDWTRITSMGGFREVGRSCSLLQTPNSRVLLDCGVNVAGGDEKGSYPFLNVPEFVLGDLDAVVITHAHLDHSGFLPYLYHYGYEGPVYCTTPTRDLMTLLQLDHIDIAHREDDPLPFNVKHVKKSIKHTITLDYGEVTDIAPDIRLTLHNAGHILGSAMAHMHIGDGQHNLVYTGDFKYERSRLLEPAVTKFPRIETLIMESTYGGHEDVQPSRNSAEKELVKTIYHTLKRGGKILIPVFAVGRAQELMIVLEEYIRNGLIDEIPIYIDGMIWEATAIHTARPEYLSKDLRDQIFHMGRNPFISEVFHKVNGTNERKEIVEGEPAIILSTSGMLTGGNSVEYFKWLCGDEKNCLVFVGYQSEGSLGRRIQKGWKEIPLKEDGKTTVHHVKMNIKTIEGFSGHSDRRQLMDYVRRLTPKPEKILICHGDNYKTLDLASSIYRSYKIETKTPMNLETVRIQ; the protein is encoded by the coding sequence ATGGTTTCAGAGATTCTTGAAGAAATCAAAAAGACAATAGTACACAGATTACCCCCTAGAGTACAAGTGGCCAAAGTAGAATTCGAAGGTCCGGAAGTAGTTATCTACACTAAAAATCCAGAGATAATTACCGAAAACGGAGATTTGATTCGAGACTTGGCTAAAGACATAAGAAAACGAATAATTATACGTTCAGATCGTTCAGTTTTAGCGGATCCAGAAAAAGCAATAAATAAGATCCATGAAACTGTCCCTGAAGAAGCTAATATTACTAATATTTCATTTGATGAAGTTACCTGCGAAGTAATAATTGAAGCCCGTAAACCGGGTTTAGTTATTGGTAAGTATGGTGCTACTTCTCGTGAAATTGTAAAAAGAATTGGTTGGGCTCCAAAAATATTAAGAACACCACCAATTTCATCTGAAATAATTCAGAGGATTAGAAGAACTCTCAGAAAGAACAGCAAAGAACGCAAAAAAATATTACAAGAATTAGGACATCGAATCCATCAGGAAATTAAATACGACAATGATTGGACCCGTATAACTTCCATGGGAGGGTTTAGAGAAGTAGGACGTTCTTGTTCACTTTTACAAACTCCTAATAGCCGCGTACTTCTTGATTGTGGTGTTAATGTAGCTGGAGGAGATGAAAAAGGTTCATATCCATTTTTAAATGTTCCTGAATTTGTTTTAGGTGATTTAGACGCAGTAGTCATAACTCACGCACATTTAGATCACTCTGGTTTCTTACCTTATCTATACCACTATGGATATGAAGGACCAGTATATTGTACCACCCCTACCAGAGATTTAATGACTCTTTTACAGTTGGATCACATTGATATCGCTCACAGAGAGGATGATCCGCTTCCATTCAATGTTAAACACGTTAAAAAGAGTATTAAGCATACAATTACTCTCGATTATGGTGAAGTAACAGATATCGCCCCAGATATCAGGTTAACCTTACACAATGCAGGTCACATATTAGGGTCTGCTATGGCCCATATGCACATTGGAGACGGCCAGCACAACTTGGTTTACACAGGGGACTTTAAATATGAACGAAGTAGGCTTTTAGAACCAGCAGTTACTAAATTCCCTCGAATAGAAACCCTAATTATGGAAAGTACCTATGGTGGACACGAAGATGTTCAGCCTTCCCGTAATTCAGCAGAAAAAGAACTGGTTAAAACTATCTACCACACCTTGAAAAGAGGAGGAAAGATCTTAATTCCAGTATTTGCAGTAGGTAGGGCCCAAGAATTGATGATTGTGCTAGAAGAGTACATTAGAAATGGCCTAATTGATGAAATTCCTATTTACATTGATGGAATGATCTGGGAAGCAACTGCCATTCACACTGCTAGGCCCGAATACTTGAGTAAAGATTTAAGGGATCAAATTTTCCATATGGGGCGTAATCCTTTTATTTCTGAGGTTTTCCATAAAGTAAATGGTACCAATGAAAGAAAAGAAATCGTGGAAGGCGAACCAGCCATTATTTTATCCACATCCGGAATGCTTACTGGTGGAAATTCAGTAGAATACTTCAAATGGTTATGTGGAGACGAGAAAAACTGCCTGGTCTTTGTAGGATATCAGTCTGAAGGTTCATTAGGTAGAAGAATACAAAAAGGCTGGAAGGAAATACCTCTGAAAGAAGACGGCAAAACCACAGTCCATCATGTCAAAATGAACATTAAAACTATTGAAGGATTTAGTGGACACTCTGACAGACGTCAGTTAATGGATTACGTACGTAGATTAACCCCGAAACCGGAGAAAATACTAATTTGTCATGGTGACAATTATAAAACTCTGGATTTAGCTTCCAGTATTTACAGAAGCTATAAAATAGAAACAAAAACACCTATGAATCTGGAAACAGTTCGAATTCAATGA
- a CDS encoding DUF2120 domain-containing protein translates to MNLHKVAGSIMGYLEAFDGSRAALDADKILIVRGRSRKRLQAENMADELNGLMASIDAQEIDMFSEESTALISLMDEQIRSSVDINVETDVAGIERLKESLESMNCFVEYKLGLTGKAGFFIVMWKDKSGIGPCFVEIVLANAEN, encoded by the coding sequence ATAAACTTACACAAAGTAGCCGGGAGCATAATGGGGTATCTGGAAGCATTTGATGGATCAAGAGCCGCATTAGATGCAGATAAAATATTGATTGTTCGAGGAAGATCTCGGAAACGCTTACAGGCTGAAAATATGGCTGATGAACTGAATGGACTTATGGCCTCCATTGATGCCCAAGAAATTGATATGTTTTCTGAAGAATCCACTGCATTAATCAGTTTAATGGATGAACAGATAAGATCCAGCGTTGATATTAATGTAGAAACTGATGTTGCAGGCATCGAACGTTTAAAAGAGTCTTTAGAATCTATGAACTGTTTTGTCGAATATAAACTAGGTTTAACCGGTAAGGCAGGTTTTTTTATTGTGATGTGGAAAGATAAAAGTGGGATTGGACCCTGCTTTGTTGAAATTGTACTAGCCAATGCAGAAAACTGA
- a CDS encoding phosphoribosylformylglycinamidine cyclo-ligase, with protein MVTYSDSGVDIDLEEITVSHLTAKLKETLKWQDIITESGHFAALVRLGDKAIAMSTDGVGSKILVAKMMEKYDTVGIDCIAMVVNDILCVGAEPLALVDYLAVEKPDPEVATQIGEGLVKGANLSKIAIIGGETASLPGIINDFDLAGTGIGLVDVDKIITGEKIKEGNVLIGIESSGIHSNGLSLARKALFEEGQLAIDDPLPGFPDLKVGEELLTPTAIYVQPVVELLKSSLEIRGLAHITGGGFNNLKRLKKGVGYDISNLPEPQPIFRSIYSLGVPLEEMYRVFNMGIGFVVILKEENAEKAMEILNKHVKVHLIGKVTADAEKVSIKTFDGQELEM; from the coding sequence ATGGTAACCTATTCTGATTCAGGTGTGGATATAGATTTAGAAGAAATAACCGTTTCTCATTTAACTGCAAAACTAAAAGAAACGCTTAAATGGCAAGATATTATCACAGAAAGTGGTCATTTTGCGGCCCTTGTACGTTTAGGTGATAAAGCAATAGCTATGAGTACTGATGGTGTTGGCAGTAAAATTTTAGTAGCTAAAATGATGGAAAAGTACGACACTGTCGGAATTGACTGCATAGCCATGGTAGTTAATGATATACTCTGTGTAGGGGCCGAACCCCTTGCGCTAGTAGATTATTTAGCCGTGGAAAAACCTGACCCCGAAGTAGCTACTCAAATCGGAGAAGGGTTGGTTAAAGGAGCTAATTTATCAAAAATAGCCATTATTGGCGGAGAAACGGCTTCACTACCCGGAATAATAAATGATTTTGACCTGGCTGGAACCGGAATTGGCCTGGTAGATGTGGACAAAATAATTACTGGTGAAAAGATCAAAGAAGGTAATGTCCTTATTGGAATAGAAAGCAGTGGTATTCACAGTAACGGGCTGAGTCTTGCCCGGAAGGCTTTATTTGAAGAAGGTCAATTGGCAATTGATGATCCCCTTCCCGGTTTTCCTGATTTAAAAGTGGGAGAAGAACTTTTAACACCAACGGCCATTTATGTTCAGCCAGTAGTTGAACTTTTAAAAAGTTCTTTAGAAATACGTGGCCTGGCCCATATCACTGGTGGCGGATTTAATAACCTTAAACGCCTGAAAAAAGGTGTTGGTTATGATATATCAAATCTTCCAGAACCTCAACCAATTTTTAGATCAATATACTCTCTGGGAGTACCCTTAGAAGAAATGTATCGTGTTTTCAACATGGGAATAGGTTTTGTAGTAATTTTAAAAGAAGAGAATGCAGAAAAAGCCATGGAAATTCTTAATAAACATGTTAAAGTTCATTTAATTGGTAAGGTAACTGCTGATGCAGAAAAAGTCAGCATAAAAACTTTTGATGGGCAAGAGCTGGAAATGTAA
- the cofG gene encoding 7,8-didemethyl-8-hydroxy-5-deazariboflavin synthase subunit CofG, which produces MNLSQFSKIDLVKLLNCEGDDILNLMMTGSSKREESVITFSKNIFIPLTEICRNTCGYCTFRKDPDQLGNHLLMQLPEIISNIKKSEKYGCKEALFTFGERSDEIKDVKNLLDRLGFGNMSEYLYHVCEETLKKTGLLPHSNPGVISRKELKMLKEVNASMGMMLENSNPRLMETEAHEKSPGKNPWLRIQTIENAGKLKIPFTTGILIGIGETLEERAESLLELRRIQNKYGHIQEIIIQNFRSKPGIPMENHPEPSLLEILKTVAVAKIIFPDVSIQVPPNLNRETTQMFLLAGADDWGGVSPVSKDYVNPEAPWPEIDELKKLTVEAGFLMKERLPVYPQFINSEFLSENILKKIESMDLND; this is translated from the coding sequence ATGAATTTATCCCAATTTTCAAAAATAGACCTAGTTAAACTTTTAAATTGTGAAGGGGACGATATATTAAATTTAATGATGACCGGAAGTTCTAAAAGAGAAGAGTCAGTTATTACTTTTTCAAAAAATATTTTCATACCATTAACTGAAATTTGTAGAAATACTTGCGGGTATTGTACCTTTCGTAAAGATCCTGACCAGTTAGGAAATCATTTATTGATGCAATTACCTGAAATAATTTCTAATATAAAAAAATCTGAAAAGTATGGTTGTAAAGAAGCTTTATTCACTTTTGGAGAACGTTCTGATGAAATTAAAGATGTTAAAAATCTTTTAGATCGTCTTGGATTTGGAAATATGAGTGAATACCTATACCATGTTTGTGAGGAAACCTTGAAAAAAACTGGGCTTTTACCACACAGTAATCCTGGAGTAATAAGTAGAAAAGAGCTTAAAATGCTTAAAGAAGTGAATGCTTCCATGGGGATGATGTTAGAAAATTCTAATCCTCGATTAATGGAAACTGAAGCCCATGAAAAAAGTCCTGGTAAAAACCCATGGCTTAGAATACAAACTATAGAAAACGCAGGTAAATTAAAAATTCCATTCACAACAGGAATCTTAATTGGGATTGGAGAAACTTTAGAAGAGCGGGCTGAATCACTTTTAGAGCTTCGACGTATACAAAATAAGTATGGACATATTCAAGAAATAATTATCCAAAATTTCAGATCAAAACCAGGAATTCCCATGGAAAACCATCCTGAACCTTCTCTTTTAGAAATATTAAAAACAGTGGCTGTAGCCAAGATTATTTTTCCAGATGTGAGTATTCAAGTTCCCCCTAACTTGAACCGAGAAACAACTCAAATGTTTCTTCTAGCCGGAGCAGATGATTGGGGTGGTGTTTCACCAGTAAGCAAAGATTATGTTAATCCAGAGGCCCCCTGGCCAGAAATTGATGAATTAAAAAAACTTACAGTTGAGGCCGGATTTTTAATGAAAGAAAGACTTCCAGTATATCCCCAATTCATCAATTCAGAATTTTTAAGTGAAAATATTCTAAAAAAAATAGAATCCATGGACTTAAATGATTAA